One genomic segment of Candidatus Methylomirabilota bacterium includes these proteins:
- a CDS encoding gamma carbonic anhydrase family protein — MIREVPGRKPRVHPGAYVDIAAQVIGDVEIDDGASVWPGTIVRGDQDNYIKIGKNTNVQDCSVLHVTPQHPCLVGDNVTIGHRAVVHACTIKANVRIGIGAVVLNGAVVEEWAQVGAGALVPPGKVVPSGWLVMGVPAKPVRQMSQEELDDIKRNAIEYVELWRRDYGQP, encoded by the coding sequence GTGATCCGCGAGGTCCCGGGCCGGAAGCCCCGCGTCCATCCCGGCGCCTACGTGGACATCGCGGCTCAGGTCATCGGCGACGTGGAGATCGACGACGGCGCCAGCGTCTGGCCGGGGACGATCGTGCGCGGCGATCAGGACAACTACATAAAGATCGGCAAGAACACCAACGTCCAGGACTGCTCGGTGCTGCACGTGACGCCGCAGCACCCCTGCCTGGTGGGCGACAACGTCACCATCGGCCACCGCGCGGTCGTCCACGCCTGCACCATCAAGGCCAACGTCCGCATCGGCATCGGCGCCGTGGTGCTGAACGGTGCGGTGGTGGAGGAATGGGCGCAGGTAGGCGCCGGCGCCCTGGTGCCCCCGGGGAAGGTGGTGCCCTCGGGCTGGCTGGTGATGGGCGTGCCGGCCAAGCCCGTCCGCCAGATGAGCCAGGAAGAGCTGGACGACATCAAGCGCAACGCCATCGAGTACGTGGAGCTCTGGCGGCGCGACTACGGG